The Pirellulales bacterium genome contains a region encoding:
- a CDS encoding DNA methyltransferase produces the protein MTDHARQCRSRVLFTGDEPGAASHSTENPATRVVCRLADVSLDATSISQDRLNIDGKVRSNLFPWNGQFSPQLVHVLLETYGRRGDIVLDPFMGSGTVLVEAARLRQRPFGAEINPAACKMAQTYAFMNDSVETRKETIKEIDEALVDALGFGPLFSALGEPGHEAGARQKLLNLWRRQGAGSRTGRLLETLIVLLDFYGPDVAMKRIFATWRKLSRQTLELPFTDEPVDFVNCDARHLPLGPEVVDLVTTSPPYINVFNYHQQYRASAEAMGWDLLHVAKSEIGANRKHRGNRFLTVIQYCLDMCQVLAEMRRVCKPSARIILVVGRESNVRKTPFYNGDIVVRIGTRCAALSAESRQERVFKNKFGRLIYEDILHFRRADEARAENEAPGAIAKEVLTEALDYCPVESEEDLHDSLRRAAEVKPSAVYFRLNTDAHQRHETAHASS, from the coding sequence ATGACGGACCATGCCAGGCAATGCCGCTCCCGAGTGCTTTTCACTGGCGATGAGCCTGGCGCTGCATCACATTCGACTGAGAACCCTGCGACCCGCGTGGTGTGCCGTCTGGCCGATGTGTCCCTGGATGCGACATCCATTTCACAAGACCGATTGAATATTGACGGCAAGGTCCGAAGCAACCTTTTTCCGTGGAATGGGCAGTTCTCTCCCCAGTTGGTCCACGTGCTCCTCGAGACTTACGGCCGGCGCGGGGATATCGTGCTGGACCCGTTTATGGGAAGCGGAACGGTTCTTGTTGAAGCGGCCCGCCTGCGACAACGACCGTTTGGAGCCGAGATCAACCCCGCCGCCTGCAAAATGGCGCAGACCTACGCCTTTATGAACGACTCCGTAGAGACGCGCAAGGAAACGATTAAGGAAATTGACGAGGCACTCGTCGACGCGCTCGGATTTGGTCCGCTGTTTTCAGCCCTTGGCGAGCCCGGCCATGAGGCAGGCGCGAGACAAAAACTCCTGAATCTCTGGAGGCGGCAAGGGGCAGGGTCGCGAACCGGCCGGTTGCTGGAAACACTCATCGTACTTCTCGATTTCTACGGGCCTGACGTGGCTATGAAGAGAATCTTCGCTACCTGGCGCAAGTTATCACGACAAACTCTTGAGTTGCCGTTCACGGACGAGCCGGTCGACTTTGTGAACTGTGACGCCAGACATTTACCACTGGGCCCGGAAGTGGTCGACTTGGTTACCACTTCCCCACCCTATATCAACGTCTTTAACTACCACCAACAATACCGCGCGTCGGCCGAGGCGATGGGCTGGGACCTGCTGCACGTAGCCAAGTCGGAAATTGGAGCGAACAGGAAGCATCGGGGAAATCGATTTCTGACGGTGATTCAGTATTGCCTCGACATGTGTCAGGTGCTGGCAGAAATGCGGCGGGTTTGCAAGCCGTCGGCCCGGATCATTCTTGTCGTTGGGAGGGAATCGAACGTGCGCAAGACACCGTTTTACAACGGTGACATTGTCGTCCGCATCGGCACTCGCTGTGCGGCACTGTCGGCGGAATCACGGCAAGAGCGGGTCTTCAAGAACAAATTTGGCAGGCTCATCTACGAAGACATCTTGCATTTTCGCCGTGCGGACGAAGCGCGGGCCGAAAACGAGGCACCGGGCGCGATTGCAAAGGAAGTGCTTACGGAAGCTCTCGACTACTGCCCGGTGGAATCGGAGGAAGATCTCCACGATTCCCTTCGTAGGGCTGCCGAAGTCAAGCCGTCCGCGGTCTACTTTCGCCTAAATACTGACGCGCATCAGAGACATGAAACTGCCCACGCCTCATCTTGA
- a CDS encoding biopolymer transporter ExbD, translating into MPLKTYRDEAPSLNLTSMVDVLFCLILFFMAASKFTEQERRLDLFVPEVSDVSALSAPPEKKTINIYRDGVIEMDRQVVPSLPSLTDRLAEARRQYADIGVLVRGDGEGKFQRVAEVLNACKQAGISELGISVRLANPPQR; encoded by the coding sequence ATGCCCCTCAAGACCTATCGCGACGAAGCGCCGAGCTTGAACCTGACGTCGATGGTCGACGTGTTGTTCTGCCTGATTCTGTTTTTCATGGCCGCCAGCAAGTTCACGGAGCAGGAGCGTCGGCTCGACCTGTTTGTGCCCGAAGTCAGCGACGTTAGCGCCCTCTCCGCCCCGCCGGAAAAGAAGACCATTAACATTTATCGCGACGGAGTGATCGAAATGGACAGGCAAGTTGTGCCGAGCTTGCCGAGTCTGACCGATCGGCTGGCCGAGGCGCGACGGCAATATGCCGACATCGGCGTGCTGGTCCGCGGCGACGGCGAAGGAAAGTTTCAACGCGTGGCCGAGGTGCTGAACGCCTGCAAGCAGGCGGGCATTTCGGAACTGGGGATTTCGGTAAGATTGGCCAATCCACCGCAGAGGTAG
- a CDS encoding Bpu10I family restriction endonuclease gives MKLPTPHLEKLQATLANDKLPPEDKPVIEGAIRRYDEWVKKLRSANGSSVDDLVKRMVALLNDYRLYLDVEVIFDREADFLYRQKGQTKLDNSVIEEFLPHLVYKCVMRDRDTTGIAIGPNTTFSSIYFASSLDAPAKGGGITVRTKDQDFAIGKAVYLRASHDEHFKEATTKALYVGYVCAECKTNLDKTMFQEAVATAHDTKAAVTGAKYFLLCEWLDMLPQSTAPTDIDEVIILRKQKRMSSNVRASFGTSAGRKAGRKKFLKFLQDNPFNPDMFLRFVNHLSGLFGVEEPEENTVLKQGYF, from the coding sequence ATGAAACTGCCCACGCCTCATCTTGAAAAGCTGCAGGCCACCTTGGCCAACGACAAGCTTCCGCCGGAAGATAAGCCGGTCATCGAAGGGGCGATCCGCAGATATGACGAGTGGGTGAAGAAACTGCGCAGCGCAAATGGCAGCAGTGTCGATGACCTTGTCAAGCGGATGGTGGCGCTGCTCAACGACTACAGGCTCTATCTCGACGTGGAGGTGATCTTCGATCGGGAAGCGGACTTTCTCTACCGCCAAAAAGGCCAGACCAAGCTCGATAACAGCGTGATCGAAGAGTTTCTCCCGCACCTGGTCTACAAGTGCGTGATGCGGGACCGCGACACGACGGGAATCGCGATCGGGCCCAACACGACCTTCTCGTCCATCTACTTCGCCTCGAGCCTCGATGCCCCGGCGAAGGGCGGCGGAATCACCGTCCGAACCAAGGACCAGGACTTTGCCATCGGAAAAGCGGTTTACCTCCGGGCATCGCATGACGAACATTTCAAGGAAGCGACGACCAAGGCGCTTTATGTCGGCTACGTATGCGCCGAGTGCAAAACCAACCTCGACAAGACGATGTTTCAAGAGGCGGTCGCGACAGCCCACGACACAAAGGCCGCTGTCACCGGAGCGAAATACTTTCTATTATGTGAATGGCTGGACATGCTGCCGCAGAGCACGGCCCCCACCGATATTGACGAGGTCATCATTCTCCGCAAGCAAAAACGAATGTCCTCGAACGTTCGCGCGAGCTTTGGCACGTCCGCGGGACGCAAAGCTGGTCGGAAGAAGTTCCTTAAATTCCTCCAGGACAACCCATTCAACCCAGACATGTTCTTGCGTTTTGTCAACCACCTCAGCGGGCTCTTCGGCGTCGAGGAACCTGAAGAAAACACGGTTCTCAAGCAGGGCTATTTCTGA